The segment GGGTAATCGTTAGGCTGGCCATTGAATACCGGCTCGGCAGCGAGCGCAGTTGCAGGCCCCATAACCATCGCTAGAAGCGCGGGCAGGGCAACAAGTGCACGTAGTCGATTGGTGTTGGTCATAGAGAATTAGTTCTTCTTACTCCTAATCTGTTGGACTAGTGAATACCCGTTTGTACCATGATTCCCCAGATTTGTCAAGGGGTTTATTGGCTCCAGGAGGTTATTACCTAGCTTAGGGAGGTGGTGCAAAAAGACCTTCCGGTTAAGGAAGGTCTTTTTTGTCCATACTTCTTATGGAAGGTCTGGACGGCGAACCTTCACGGTAGCGGTTGCCGTATCACTGATTTCAGCGATATGGTCTGCTTTTGCAAAGGCACGGTTGGTAATGACTGTGTCACCAAATGGAGGACAGTCAGTAACCTTGAGGCGGAAGGTAAGCGTCTTACCCATACCTGGGGTCAGGTTGGTAAGCTTGATACCACCGTTCCAGAAAGCATCCTGTACAGCCTGGGACATAAACTCACCGTCAATCGTGAGGGAGTTAGCCTGGTAGGCAGTGTACTGTGGGAGAACGTCACGGACGATTGGGTTCGTCACAGTGGTATTACCAGTGTTCTGAACGTTAATCCGGAAGACGATCACATCACCTTCGTGGAAACTACTTACGGAATCCTGGTACTGGCCAGTGGCCGGGTTAAGGACATCCTTTGTAATCACAAGGCCGCGAACGCAGCTGACAAGAACAGTAGCAATGTCTTCAGCCTTTACCTGGCCGCCGTAGATAACCTGAGCCTTGTTAACCAAGGTCATGTTACTTGAGCAGTTTTCGGTAACTTTGGCACGGAAGACGATTGTCTGGTAGTTGTCGCTACCATTCACTACTTCGCTGAATACATGGCCGCCCTTTACGATAGCATCACCAGAGATGGAGACACCGTTCGGGTTAGCGCGGTTGTACAACATGACGTTGCCGTCAAAGGTAACGCCCGCAGGAAGGATATCCTTAAGGGTCACGTTCTTGGCAGTAGTGTTGCCTGTATTCACCATTGTCAAACTGTAAGCAAGTGCGTCGCCAGGGCCAGCAGGAGCTGTCTGGGCATCGTACCACTTAGAGTCTAGGGTAAGGTTCTTCACTTCCTTTTTAACAGAGAAGCTAATAACCTCGTCTACTGAACGGGTAACCTTGATGATTACGCAGTTCGTATCCTTGCTAACACCGTCAAACTTAGCCGTAGCGCAGTTCTGGATGGTAGTAATACCCACTGGGAATGCATCTTTGTTCGCAAGGCGAGCCTGGAACTGAAGATACAGAGCCGCATCTGGCCGGGCTGCCATGTCCGGGAAGGACCATGTCAGGGTCTGACCATTCTTTTGGATCTGAGCATCCGGATAATCCGTATACTTGTCCTCGTTGTTAACCTTTGTCTTCACGATGGAAGAGTTAGGTACGTACGTCAGATGGCTATCCAGGGTATCTACGATCTTAGGATTTACCCCAGTCGCATTCCCGGTGTTCTCCATGAAAATCTTGAAGTTCACCACGTCGTTTGGTTGAGCGTTGTCTACAGACTCGCTGTAGGCAGCACCACCATCAAGCTGCACCCGCTTGTTTGTGTTGATGGCAGGGTTACCGCCTTCAACCTTTACCTGAATCAGTACGGCCTGTGCATAGGTCCAGCATCCGCGCTGGTCTCCTAGGTTGACGCCACCCCGGACGACATCGTCTGGGTTAACGCCAGCTGGCCAGTTAACCTGCTGCATCTGACCGCCTACATTCCGGTAAAGCTTTGCCGTACCTGGGATGTACCCGATCTTAGATGCAGTACCTACCGAGATGGTAGATGTACCAGTCACACTGTCAGCGTTGTCGGCCGAAACCGTAGCGCTTGGAGTGTGGCTTGTTGCCACAGCGGTTGGCAGAGTAACCTTCACGCGCACATTGTGAGCGGTGGTATCTGGAACCGTGTTGTGGTCCCATACCATGAGGTTAACGGTGTCACCAATCTGGGCAGTAGTAGAACGACTCCAGTTTTCGCCGCTTTTAGCGACTTGAAGGGTGTCGTAGTCCTCTGGGAGGTTATTGAAAACCGGTCCCGAAGCTGTTGCCGTGACAGCACCAGCTACTGCAAATCCCGCCACAGCGAGCGTGCCAAGTAGTCGGCGTGCCAATCCTTTGAAGGGATTTTTCATGAGTTTGCGTATAGTCATACGCGTCCTCTCTTATGTGGTTAGGTGTTGTGAATTAGCTCTGCATTCAACCGCTTTAAAAAAGGATTGAATAAACTGGTTTACCACAGGTTGGGGGTTCTGTCAATAGTTTTTTGCTTTTCAGAGCGGAAAAATGGGCAAAATGGGAGTTTTCTAATAAAAAAAGACCCTCCCGGTGTGGGAGGGTCAAGATTCAGGTCACGCAGACAATTGTGTGCGTGAAGCGTAGGCAACGAGCTGGATGGTTTGGCCGCGGTATGCGACCGTACCGACCTTCTTCCCGTAGTCCCGACTTCCGTCTGGGCGCCGCGGGTAGTTCTCGTCGTTATTTGGAGGGGTACCTATTGTACCTCCTCCACCGCCGCCACCCGGAGGTGGAGGGGGCAGGTCAGGCCTTTCGCCTGGAGGACACCAGAGCCAGCTGGCGCCGCCTTTTACATCTCGGAAGAAGTAGAAGGGAGCCTGCGGGGCAAGGGTATACACCGTGCTGGGACCCATCAGGATGCCGTGGCCGCCACCATTCGAGATGTTGACGTTCGTGACATTGATGACTTGAGCCTGGGCCTGTCGCTGCTGAGGAGTAACGCCCTCTTCGCAGTAAATCGGTCGATCTACCGTTGAGGATGAATGCTCCCTGAGCACTACTGGCGACTCGTAGGTCACCCTTTCCGTCCAGACGAAGCCCTCGGTGGGGTTATCGCAACGGAAGGTGGAGTTGATGTCCCAAGCCTCGACGACCCGGCGCTTCACCTTGCCGTTAGGCATGAAGGTCAGCCAGACGTAGCGGCCGATGCGCCTGCCGATCAGGATCTCTTTGAAGGAGACCGTCCCGACAGACCATTCGTTGTGGCCACCTGACATGGCATGAACCATGCGTAAGACGAAATCGCGGGGCAAGCCCTTGATAATCTCGCCGTCGGCATACCGCTTACTGAGGTCTCCCCCATATTTGCGGGTGTTCAAGCGGCCGGTGTGGTCGGCAAGCGTGCTGACGCTGTTGCGCAGCTCTCGCTCTTTGGCCTCCACCTGCTGCCAGGTCCATCCCCAGCCTTCAGCGCAGAATTCGACTCCTTCCTGAACGGCGATGCCGTTGACGGTGGTTTGTCGGGAGGTGATCGTCGAGTCAACGTTTGTGCGCTTCTTCGACTTAACCTCGATATCTTCGCCTCCCTGTTGAACATTCGAGATGCCCACAGCCGGGAGGAGGGCTAGGGCAAGCAATGCGGTTCGTTTCATTTTTCGCTCTCCACGTACATACGGCGGCCGAGGATTTCGCCCGTCTTGCGGTTCCTGATCGTGAAGACCAGAGCATCGCGGTTGGAAACGTTCTTCAGCTTGTATCTCTTGAACTCACCAGGCTTCAGAAGCCGGGGCTCAATTTTCTCAATATCAGGGCTTTCGAGGAGAACCTCTAGTTCCTGATCTTTGGAGATGTTTTTCACCGTGAACGTCTTTTCGACGGGGTCGATGGGGCATTCGAAGAGGCTGGGAGGAGGGGTGTTGCCACCCGGTCCAGGACCACGCCTCTTGTTCTCCTCCTCTACCCGACGCGCCTCTTCTTCAGCGGCACGTTGGTCGGCAAGTCGCTTCATGTACTCCAGGTCGTCCATCTCGTCGACCCATGAAACCCGCCTTGTGAGGGGGTATTCTTGAGCACGTCGAGCAAGGAACTGGGACACCGCAGCGGACGTGGGTGCACCGCGGTAAGCCAGGAGTACCAGCTTGCCAACGATTCCCCTATCCTCTTTGATG is part of the Verrucomicrobiia bacterium genome and harbors:
- a CDS encoding isopeptide-forming domain-containing fimbrial protein, translated to MTIRKLMKNPFKGLARRLLGTLAVAGFAVAGAVTATASGPVFNNLPEDYDTLQVAKSGENWSRSTTAQIGDTVNLMVWDHNTVPDTTAHNVRVKVTLPTAVATSHTPSATVSADNADSVTGTSTISVGTASKIGYIPGTAKLYRNVGGQMQQVNWPAGVNPDDVVRGGVNLGDQRGCWTYAQAVLIQVKVEGGNPAINTNKRVQLDGGAAYSESVDNAQPNDVVNFKIFMENTGNATGVNPKIVDTLDSHLTYVPNSSIVKTKVNNEDKYTDYPDAQIQKNGQTLTWSFPDMAARPDAALYLQFQARLANKDAFPVGITTIQNCATAKFDGVSKDTNCVIIKVTRSVDEVISFSVKKEVKNLTLDSKWYDAQTAPAGPGDALAYSLTMVNTGNTTAKNVTLKDILPAGVTFDGNVMLYNRANPNGVSISGDAIVKGGHVFSEVVNGSDNYQTIVFRAKVTENCSSNMTLVNKAQVIYGGQVKAEDIATVLVSCVRGLVITKDVLNPATGQYQDSVSSFHEGDVIVFRINVQNTGNTTVTNPIVRDVLPQYTAYQANSLTIDGEFMSQAVQDAFWNGGIKLTNLTPGMGKTLTFRLKVTDCPPFGDTVITNRAFAKADHIAEISDTATATVKVRRPDLP